A genome region from candidate division KSB1 bacterium includes the following:
- a CDS encoding S46 family peptidase: MMRLTILLLLASIVTFAKEGMWRLDQLELLSLKQAGLDIPVQDIWNPDDGGLSKAVISLGGCTASFVSENGLIMTNHHCAYGALQRNSTPENNVLENGFIADTYDDELPTRGTHVYVLESFRDVTNEVLNGISEGMDGEKRQRRINENKNKLVKQVTEENPEYDAYIAAMYSGASYMLFISFEIKDVRIVYAPPKDIGKFGGDIDNFEWPRQTGDFSLLRAYIGPDGKPAQPSDDNVPFHPGKWLKVSTAGYKPGDFTMVLGYPGRTYRYRTSFSIDYLQSFYYPWRIELFESILDLIEQRSQENDTAAVKLASIESSLNNSLKNSRGQVDGFERTGLLRKKLDQEAEFIKRLSNDPELRDVVHVLPAIKTEYEDYKSIGPKLLWYRYYSYLSQMMGAAKTIYVWSKEKEKPEQEREPGYMDHEMERRKERWKYRHRNFDPEFEKAVFRHFVQIADELPWNAVIKTVEQLPSDVVDSLFARSELDNLASRLNYLNLSREEVLNLDDPLIQFAADLHEEMQSADDQYKAFQSAMSQWRPRYIEALAIDSLLYPDANSTKRLSFGKIKGYSPADGVKYLPFTTTDGLLEKYTGSYPFDIPGNALALIKRGRFGAYIDPVTKKLHVDFLSTLDTTGGNSGSPSLNSRGELTGLLFDGNYESIVADYIFDPALTRSICMDIRFALWYMDYVDHADHLIKEMDIIAPDTRH, encoded by the coding sequence ATGATGCGATTGACAATTCTACTACTGCTGGCGAGTATTGTAACGTTTGCAAAGGAAGGAATGTGGCGACTGGATCAGCTGGAGCTTTTAAGCCTAAAGCAAGCCGGACTGGATATTCCCGTTCAGGATATTTGGAATCCGGATGACGGCGGACTCTCCAAAGCCGTGATCAGTCTGGGCGGCTGCACAGCATCGTTTGTTTCAGAAAACGGACTGATCATGACCAACCACCATTGCGCCTACGGAGCTCTGCAGCGCAACAGCACACCTGAGAATAATGTGCTTGAAAACGGATTTATTGCTGATACCTATGACGACGAGCTGCCAACCCGCGGCACCCATGTTTATGTCCTCGAATCCTTTCGGGATGTGACAAATGAGGTTTTAAACGGCATCAGTGAGGGTATGGACGGCGAGAAACGCCAACGACGCATCAATGAAAACAAAAACAAACTCGTAAAACAGGTTACAGAAGAAAATCCAGAGTATGATGCGTATATCGCAGCAATGTACTCGGGAGCTTCCTACATGCTGTTTATCAGTTTTGAAATCAAAGATGTGCGTATCGTCTATGCTCCGCCCAAAGATATCGGAAAATTCGGCGGAGATATTGACAATTTTGAATGGCCCAGACAGACCGGTGACTTTAGCCTGCTGCGCGCCTATATCGGGCCCGATGGTAAACCTGCTCAACCCTCGGATGACAATGTTCCTTTTCACCCGGGAAAATGGCTCAAGGTATCAACCGCCGGTTACAAACCCGGCGATTTCACGATGGTGCTCGGATATCCCGGGAGAACATATCGGTACAGGACGTCTTTTAGTATAGATTATCTGCAATCCTTTTATTATCCCTGGCGGATTGAATTGTTTGAAAGTATTCTGGATCTGATCGAACAACGCAGTCAGGAAAACGATACCGCTGCCGTCAAACTCGCAAGTATCGAATCCTCCCTGAACAATTCACTCAAGAACAGCCGGGGACAGGTGGACGGGTTTGAACGGACGGGTCTTTTGCGCAAAAAGCTCGACCAGGAGGCCGAATTTATCAAGCGCTTATCAAACGATCCGGAACTGCGTGATGTCGTTCATGTCCTGCCTGCTATCAAGACAGAATATGAAGACTATAAAAGCATTGGTCCCAAACTGCTCTGGTATCGATATTATAGCTATCTCAGTCAAATGATGGGAGCCGCCAAAACCATTTATGTGTGGAGCAAAGAAAAAGAAAAACCGGAGCAAGAGCGGGAGCCCGGATATATGGATCATGAAATGGAGCGCCGAAAAGAACGCTGGAAATACCGGCACCGAAATTTCGATCCGGAATTTGAGAAAGCGGTTTTCAGACATTTTGTTCAAATCGCAGATGAACTGCCATGGAATGCCGTGATAAAAACGGTTGAACAGCTCCCGTCCGACGTTGTGGACAGCCTTTTTGCCCGTTCCGAGCTGGATAACCTGGCCAGCCGGTTAAATTATTTAAACCTCTCCCGTGAGGAGGTTTTAAACCTTGATGATCCGCTGATCCAGTTTGCCGCCGACCTGCACGAGGAAATGCAAAGCGCTGATGATCAGTACAAAGCTTTCCAGAGCGCAATGTCTCAATGGCGTCCCCGGTATATCGAGGCCCTGGCCATTGACTCGTTGCTGTATCCGGATGCCAACAGTACAAAACGGCTCTCGTTTGGAAAAATTAAAGGTTATTCACCGGCAGACGGCGTCAAATATCTGCCGTTCACCACAACAGACGGTCTGCTCGAAAAATACACGGGCTCCTATCCGTTTGATATCCCCGGGAATGCACTGGCATTAATAAAACGCGGCCGGTTCGGAGCGTATATTGATCCCGTGACGAAAAAACTGCATGTCGATTTTCTCAGCACCCTGGATACAACCGGCGGCAACAGCGGCAGTCCTTCACTGAACAGCCGCGGTGAATTGACTGGTTTGTTATTCGACGGCAATTATGAAAGTATAGTAGCCGATTATATCTTTGATCCCGCGCTCACCCGGTCGATCTGCATGGATATACGTTTTGCACTCTGGTATATGGATTACGTAGATCATGCCGATCACCTGATCAAAGAAATGGATATCATTGCTCCGGATACCCGGCATTAA
- a CDS encoding CehA/McbA family metallohydrolase translates to MILLEHIPDFFLFVIAIAYAEIHYRIGILPSRYFIKEPEIIADVPNRLQKGPLLPVAVVVKDSDKYPVKIQQITCRITQPYPFSCILPIDQVLERHFWAICPDVQLPDEMTGCLSVDIIIDYEYRGKQKRCINDNYKLLSHRPFSVFVDPEPLPCEKGWALGDLHTHSHLSRDQVEFGAPPHISRKMAKAMGLSYFAVTDHSYDLDDSPHNYLVNDPSLPKWNELWNTVSELNSQDEHFVIIPGEEVSAGNCKSRNVHCLILNNPDFIPGSGDSAEKWLHTRPEHSITYCLSRKQSSAAVIAAHPFVPIPFLQKMLVRRDKWRKQDVMHEHLDGLQLWNGDDEYFMATGIQEWIQLLLQGRQIGLFAGTDAHGNFNRFRQIGLPHFSMKESEKEVFGRAHTGLYIDQELSVGRIIKAIQRQHAFVSNGPFAWLDFRANGKRFMVGDRCTKRSGEIQINCKTTKSFGVLKAAVLIIGDCALQQEVNRPLKVTQACYRKRVSLDIANLPEKGYLRLKVVTDKNCVAYTNPIYLT, encoded by the coding sequence TTGATCCTTTTGGAGCATATTCCGGATTTTTTTCTTTTTGTTATTGCTATTGCCTATGCGGAAATCCACTACCGCATAGGCATATTGCCAAGCAGATATTTCATCAAAGAGCCGGAGATTATTGCAGATGTACCCAATCGGCTGCAAAAGGGACCTCTACTGCCCGTCGCCGTCGTTGTCAAAGATTCAGACAAGTATCCTGTCAAAATTCAACAAATAACCTGCCGAATCACTCAGCCATACCCGTTCTCTTGTATATTACCGATCGATCAAGTTCTGGAACGACATTTTTGGGCAATTTGTCCTGACGTACAACTGCCGGATGAAATGACAGGCTGCCTGTCAGTAGACATAATCATTGACTATGAATACCGTGGGAAACAAAAGCGCTGCATCAATGACAATTATAAATTATTATCCCATCGCCCGTTCAGTGTTTTTGTTGATCCCGAGCCACTCCCCTGTGAAAAAGGCTGGGCTCTGGGAGATCTGCATACTCACAGTCATTTGAGCCGCGATCAGGTTGAATTTGGTGCGCCGCCGCACATCAGCCGCAAAATGGCAAAAGCAATGGGTTTGTCCTATTTCGCGGTAACCGATCATTCATATGATCTGGACGACAGCCCGCACAATTACCTGGTCAACGATCCGTCTTTGCCCAAGTGGAATGAATTATGGAACACCGTTTCTGAATTGAACAGCCAGGATGAACATTTTGTCATTATTCCGGGCGAAGAGGTATCTGCAGGCAATTGCAAATCACGCAATGTCCATTGCCTGATTTTAAACAATCCTGATTTTATTCCAGGCAGTGGAGACAGCGCAGAGAAATGGCTGCACACCCGGCCGGAACATTCCATCACATATTGCCTCAGCCGAAAGCAGTCCTCCGCCGCCGTGATTGCCGCGCATCCCTTTGTTCCCATACCTTTTTTACAAAAAATGCTGGTTCGCCGCGATAAATGGCGCAAACAGGATGTAATGCATGAACACCTGGACGGATTACAGCTCTGGAACGGCGATGATGAATATTTTATGGCAACGGGAATTCAGGAATGGATTCAACTGCTCCTCCAGGGTCGTCAAATCGGTTTGTTTGCCGGTACAGACGCCCATGGAAATTTCAACCGCTTCCGTCAAATCGGACTTCCGCACTTTAGTATGAAAGAGAGTGAAAAAGAAGTATTCGGCCGCGCGCATACCGGACTTTATATCGATCAAGAATTGTCGGTTGGCCGTATCATCAAAGCGATTCAGAGGCAGCACGCTTTTGTCAGCAACGGACCCTTTGCATGGCTCGATTTTAGAGCAAACGGAAAACGATTCATGGTAGGAGATAGATGCACTAAAAGATCGGGTGAAATTCAAATCAACTGTAAAACAACAAAATCGTTTGGGGTTCTGAAAGCAGCTGTATTGATTATCGGGGACTGTGCTCTGCAACAAGAAGTCAATCGTCCCCTAAAAGTCACGCAAGCCTGTTATAGAAAACGAGTGAGCCTGGATATAGCAAATTTACCGGAGAAAGGATATCTCAGGCTCAAGGTCGTAACCGATAAAAATTGCGTTGCCTATACCAATCCGATCTATCTTACATAA
- a CDS encoding R3H domain-containing nucleic acid-binding protein translates to MIDKRRNPRERNRRHQPGKGRERNDQEKPEKIVKLIDRIKSELSDTIEPIVIPNLNAFERKCIHREFDRNPEIVTKTYRYGEDYELRVVPVGNLKRFAKKKADEAIENRDKVVLPPMTNYERFVVHSTLKDLDTIKTSSHGEGEFRHIEIEPEMFGRGLKRIIKKIKLM, encoded by the coding sequence ATGATAGACAAACGCAGAAACCCGCGTGAACGCAACAGAAGACATCAACCCGGCAAAGGAAGAGAAAGGAATGATCAGGAAAAGCCCGAAAAGATTGTCAAGTTGATCGATCGAATAAAGTCAGAACTCTCTGATACCATCGAACCGATTGTCATTCCAAATTTAAATGCCTTTGAGCGCAAATGTATTCATCGCGAATTTGACCGAAATCCGGAAATTGTCACCAAAACCTATCGATATGGTGAGGATTATGAATTGCGCGTGGTACCCGTGGGGAATTTAAAGCGGTTTGCAAAAAAGAAAGCGGATGAAGCGATTGAAAACAGGGATAAAGTTGTGTTGCCTCCCATGACAAATTATGAACGATTTGTGGTTCACAGCACTCTCAAGGATCTGGATACAATCAAAACCAGCAGTCACGGCGAAGGCGAATTCCGCCATATAGAAATCGAGCCTGAAATGTTTGGACGCGGATTAAAACGCATCATTAAAAAGATAAAACTTATGTAA
- a CDS encoding cyanophycin synthetase: MLGVAKDTICTALSQFAGIQQRLERVGTVAGVKIYNDFGHHPTAVRETLIALRSKYPKQRIWALYEPRSATSRRNIFQKEWPKAFESADAVLVAPVHRPEKAPADQLFSSQTLARDIQAAGKVGEHLDIETMVVFLKKHIHKGDIIVTFSNGPFGNIHKKLLTHLK, encoded by the coding sequence ATGCTGGGAGTTGCTAAAGATACAATCTGCACGGCGCTGAGTCAATTTGCGGGAATTCAGCAGCGCCTTGAACGTGTCGGAACGGTGGCCGGGGTCAAAATTTACAATGATTTTGGTCATCATCCCACGGCCGTGCGTGAAACTCTGATTGCCTTGAGATCAAAATATCCAAAACAGCGTATCTGGGCCTTGTATGAACCGCGTTCGGCAACCAGCCGCCGCAATATATTTCAGAAAGAATGGCCTAAAGCTTTTGAATCTGCAGATGCGGTGCTTGTGGCGCCTGTTCACCGCCCGGAAAAAGCCCCGGCAGATCAATTGTTCTCCAGCCAAACACTGGCTCGCGATATTCAAGCGGCCGGAAAGGTGGGGGAGCATCTGGATATTGAGACAATGGTCGTTTTTCTCAAAAAGCATATCCATAAAGGTGATATCATTGTGACCTTTAGTAATGGACCTTTTGGTAACATTCATAAAAAACTATTAACCCACCTCAAATGA
- a CDS encoding Mur ligase family protein produces MLNNKDIHKIYFLAVCGTGMASLAAMLKGKGYNVYGVDQDVYPPMSTFLKEQGIPVYSGWDPEHLKTDPDLVIVGNAVSRGNPELEALLNEHIPYMSLPDALREFCIRGHRSIVVTGTHGKTTTSSLVAWILEYAERSPNFMIGGIPNHFGRGFQIGTGNEFVVEGDEYDSAYFDKTAKFLHYLPDIGIITSIEFDHADIYDSLDDIKLAFRRFVNIIPSTGLLVVSHEDSHAMQISEFGFCPVVSFGLSSAADWHAADVSTNHEGTAFTVIKNNELWKRITIPMYGNHNVKNTLAAIITADHAGSC; encoded by the coding sequence ATGTTGAACAATAAAGATATACATAAAATCTATTTTTTAGCGGTATGTGGGACCGGAATGGCCTCTTTGGCTGCTATGCTGAAAGGTAAAGGCTATAACGTGTACGGCGTTGATCAGGATGTTTATCCCCCCATGAGTACGTTCCTGAAAGAACAGGGAATCCCTGTTTACAGCGGCTGGGACCCCGAACATCTGAAAACAGATCCGGATCTGGTGATCGTTGGAAATGCAGTATCCCGTGGCAACCCTGAATTGGAAGCCCTGTTGAATGAGCACATCCCCTACATGTCTTTGCCCGATGCGCTGCGGGAATTTTGTATTCGCGGTCATCGTTCCATTGTCGTGACGGGTACTCATGGAAAAACCACCACCAGTTCATTGGTCGCCTGGATTCTCGAATACGCTGAACGCTCACCGAATTTTATGATCGGCGGCATTCCCAATCATTTTGGCCGGGGATTTCAAATAGGAACCGGAAACGAATTCGTTGTGGAAGGCGATGAATACGATTCCGCTTATTTTGACAAAACCGCCAAATTTTTACATTATTTGCCGGATATTGGCATCATCACTTCAATTGAATTTGATCACGCTGATATTTACGATTCACTGGATGATATTAAATTGGCATTCAGGCGTTTTGTCAATATTATTCCTTCAACGGGTTTGCTGGTGGTTTCGCATGAAGACAGCCATGCCATGCAAATCTCAGAATTTGGATTTTGCCCCGTCGTTTCATTCGGGCTGTCGTCAGCAGCGGATTGGCATGCTGCCGATGTCAGTACAAATCATGAGGGTACAGCGTTTACGGTTATAAAAAATAACGAGTTGTGGAAACGTATCACGATTCCGATGTACGGAAATCATAATGTGAAAAATACACTCGCGGCAATCATCACGGCGGATCATGCTGGGAGTTGCTAA
- a CDS encoding Maf family protein, translating into MLKDCVKKELILASKSPRRSDLLKLLGLSFKVAPSNIDERNIYIPIPDQHVQTLAVKKARKVGESVDDAIIIGADTIVVINGDILGKPENETAACKMLKKLSGQSHEVFTGFALLDRPGNHIMTSYDRTLVTFRDLTDDEIDAYIKTGNAMDKAGAYGIQDESAVFVKRIEGCFYNVVGLPLSRFYSSMLEFCS; encoded by the coding sequence TTGCTGAAAGACTGTGTCAAAAAAGAATTGATCCTGGCTTCAAAATCACCAAGACGTTCGGATTTACTCAAACTGCTCGGATTATCTTTTAAAGTAGCTCCCAGTAATATTGATGAGCGGAATATTTATATTCCGATTCCGGACCAGCATGTCCAGACGTTGGCTGTGAAAAAGGCCAGAAAAGTGGGTGAATCGGTTGATGATGCTATCATCATTGGCGCGGATACTATTGTTGTGATCAACGGGGATATTTTGGGCAAACCGGAGAATGAAACTGCCGCCTGTAAAATGTTGAAAAAATTAAGTGGACAGAGTCATGAAGTCTTTACCGGATTTGCCTTGCTGGATCGTCCCGGTAACCATATCATGACCAGTTACGATCGAACTCTGGTTACGTTCCGCGATTTGACTGATGATGAAATTGATGCCTATATAAAAACAGGAAATGCCATGGACAAAGCTGGCGCCTATGGCATACAGGATGAAAGCGCGGTCTTTGTAAAACGTATCGAAGGCTGTTTTTATAATGTGGTGGGACTGCCTCTAAGCCGGTTTTATTCATCCATGCTGGAATTTTGCAGCTGA
- a CDS encoding FAD:protein FMN transferase, producing the protein MNIFINKHHVLVLSLLLIGAVVSCNSVSRQRREKSYAGHTMGTTFSIKLVETGSYYESHPALLDSIHAILERVNQQMSTYIDSSEISRFNDFKADQWMSVSEDFASVVHTALRISRQSEGAFDVTVNPLVNLWGFGSGNSIRTVPLQQAIDSALTFVGYENCRVRFNPPALKKTVAGLQCDLGAIAKGYAVDKVSEFLERTGTENHLVEIGGEIRARGKNENHVNWRIGIQSPDGGNRVQKIISLENIAIATSGDYRNYFEENGVRYSHTIDPRTGRPIQHKLAAVTVLHDSCTVADAYATALDVMGPEDGYDLAVKENLPVLLLIKSKDGFVEKMTPEFEMYMKK; encoded by the coding sequence ATGAACATATTCATCAATAAACATCATGTGCTGGTTCTCAGCCTGTTGTTAATTGGCGCGGTTGTGAGCTGTAATTCAGTTTCAAGACAACGGCGGGAAAAAAGCTACGCCGGTCATACCATGGGTACAACGTTTTCGATCAAACTGGTCGAAACCGGTTCGTACTATGAGTCTCACCCGGCGCTTTTGGATAGCATTCACGCGATTCTTGAGCGTGTGAATCAGCAAATGTCGACCTATATTGATTCTTCCGAGATTTCGAGGTTCAATGATTTTAAAGCAGACCAATGGATGTCTGTTTCTGAGGATTTTGCATCCGTGGTTCATACTGCTTTGCGCATCAGCCGACAATCAGAGGGAGCGTTTGATGTCACTGTCAATCCCCTGGTGAATCTCTGGGGATTTGGTTCGGGAAATTCGATACGCACTGTGCCTTTGCAACAGGCCATTGATTCTGCTCTGACTTTTGTTGGATACGAGAACTGCCGGGTGCGGTTCAACCCGCCTGCATTGAAAAAAACTGTAGCAGGATTGCAGTGTGATCTGGGCGCGATTGCCAAGGGATATGCTGTTGATAAAGTATCTGAATTTCTTGAACGAACCGGCACAGAAAATCATCTCGTTGAGATAGGCGGAGAAATTCGGGCGCGCGGGAAAAATGAAAATCATGTCAACTGGCGAATCGGAATTCAGTCTCCGGATGGCGGCAATCGGGTTCAAAAAATCATTTCTCTCGAAAATATTGCAATAGCCACTTCCGGCGACTATCGGAACTATTTTGAAGAAAACGGCGTTCGATATTCCCACACGATCGATCCGAGAACAGGACGGCCAATACAGCACAAACTGGCAGCCGTGACCGTGCTTCATGATTCTTGTACAGTTGCAGATGCCTATGCAACTGCCCTTGATGTCATGGGACCGGAAGATGGATATGATCTGGCTGTCAAAGAAAACCTGCCGGTTCTGTTGTTGATCAAATCGAAGGATGGGTTTGTGGAAAAAATGACCCCTGAATTCGAAATGTATATGAAAAAGTGA
- the nqrF gene encoding NADH:ubiquinone reductase (Na(+)-transporting) subunit F, with product MQGIGLVLLGVVMFILIVIGLVVIILIARSKLVPQGTAELVINDDPEHTYKVALGGKLLSTLGDQGIYLPSACGGGGTCGECKCVVESGGGDILATEKGKLTRKQVRENYRLSCQVPVKGDMEIQVPPEVFEIKKWECTVKSNDNVATFIKELVLELPPDEDVNFRAGGYMQLEVPPHTVHYKDFDIDKEFQEDWDKFDMWQYTSKVNESVYRAYSMANYPEEKGLIMLNVRIASPPPNKPDIPPGEVSSYIFSLKPGDKVTISGPYGEFYAKDTDHEMVFVGGGAGMAPMRSHIFDQLKRINTDRKITFWYGARSFRESFYNKDFDRLEEKFDNFDWTLALSEPLPEDNWDGPTGFIHQVVYENYLKDHPAPEDAEYYICGPPPMLNACLDMLDNLGVEPENIMFDDFGV from the coding sequence ATGCAAGGAATCGGACTGGTTTTACTGGGTGTGGTCATGTTCATACTCATTGTTATTGGCTTGGTTGTTATTATTTTAATAGCCCGCTCCAAGCTTGTTCCGCAGGGAACGGCGGAACTGGTGATCAATGATGATCCGGAGCATACTTATAAAGTCGCGTTGGGCGGAAAGCTATTGTCCACGTTGGGCGATCAGGGTATTTACCTGCCTTCTGCCTGTGGTGGAGGCGGAACATGCGGAGAGTGCAAGTGCGTTGTAGAGTCGGGCGGCGGCGATATTCTGGCTACGGAAAAGGGCAAGCTGACGCGCAAACAGGTGCGTGAAAACTATCGTCTGTCCTGCCAGGTGCCGGTCAAGGGGGATATGGAGATACAGGTTCCCCCGGAAGTATTTGAAATTAAAAAGTGGGAATGCACCGTTAAAAGCAATGATAATGTGGCCACCTTTATCAAGGAGCTGGTTCTCGAACTGCCCCCGGATGAAGATGTGAATTTCCGCGCCGGCGGGTATATGCAGCTGGAAGTACCGCCGCATACGGTACATTATAAAGATTTTGATATTGACAAAGAATTTCAAGAGGACTGGGACAAGTTTGATATGTGGCAGTATACCTCTAAAGTGAATGAATCGGTGTACCGCGCCTATTCCATGGCCAATTACCCGGAAGAAAAAGGTCTTATTATGCTGAATGTGAGAATTGCCTCACCGCCCCCGAATAAACCGGATATTCCGCCGGGCGAAGTGTCTTCTTATATTTTCAGTTTGAAACCGGGAGATAAAGTGACTATATCCGGACCTTATGGCGAATTTTACGCCAAAGATACAGATCATGAAATGGTATTTGTCGGCGGCGGTGCGGGAATGGCGCCGATGCGTTCACATATTTTTGATCAATTAAAACGCATCAACACCGATCGAAAAATTACATTCTGGTATGGCGCCCGCAGTTTCCGGGAAAGTTTTTATAATAAAGACTTTGATAGGCTTGAAGAGAAATTTGATAATTTTGACTGGACACTGGCCCTGTCCGAGCCGCTGCCAGAAGATAACTGGGATGGTCCGACCGGGTTTATTCATCAAGTGGTTTATGAGAATTACTTAAAAGATCACCCGGCACCTGAGGATGCCGAGTATTATATCTGCGGTCCACCGCCCATGTTAAATGCCTGTCTGGATATGCTGGACAATTTGGGCGTGGAACCTGAAAATATCATGTTTGACGATTTTGGAGTTTAA
- the nqrE gene encoding NADH:ubiquinone reductase (Na(+)-transporting) subunit E, with amino-acid sequence MFEYYLGLFVKSVFIENMALAFFLGMCTFLAISKRVETATGLGIAVIVVQSITVPVNNLIYANVLKQGALAWAGLPNVDLTFLGLITYIGVIAALVQILEMFLDKFVPSLYNSLGIFLPLITVNCAILGGSLFMVERDYNFGESVVFGFGSGVGFALAVIALAGIREKLKYSNVPPGLRGLGITFITVGLMAIAFMIFSGIQL; translated from the coding sequence ATGTTTGAATATTATCTCGGATTATTTGTAAAGTCCGTTTTTATTGAAAATATGGCGCTTGCTTTTTTTCTGGGCATGTGTACCTTTCTGGCGATCTCCAAACGGGTAGAAACCGCCACAGGTCTGGGGATTGCTGTGATCGTCGTGCAGTCCATCACGGTTCCGGTGAACAATTTGATCTATGCCAATGTGCTCAAGCAGGGCGCTCTGGCCTGGGCTGGCCTTCCCAATGTTGATTTGACATTTTTAGGATTGATTACTTATATCGGCGTTATCGCAGCGCTGGTCCAAATTCTGGAAATGTTTCTGGATAAATTTGTGCCTTCACTTTACAACTCGCTCGGAATTTTTCTTCCGCTGATTACAGTAAACTGCGCCATTCTCGGCGGTTCGTTATTTATGGTAGAGCGGGATTATAATTTTGGTGAAAGTGTGGTGTTTGGATTCGGTTCCGGTGTGGGCTTTGCTCTGGCTGTGATCGCACTGGCCGGAATTCGTGAAAAATTAAAATACAGCAATGTGCCGCCCGGACTGCGGGGTCTTGGAATTACCTTTATTACAGTCGGTTTGATGGCTATTGCGTTTATGATATTTTCTGGAATACAGTTATAG
- a CDS encoding NADH:ubiquinone reductase (Na(+)-transporting) subunit D, producing the protein MGPMKRAKQLLLDPIFNNNPIAYQILGICSALAVTSKLETSLVMSLAVIFVVSFSNLTVSAIRNHLSSSIRILVEMTIIASLVIVADQVIKAFAYDISKQLSVYVGLIITNCIILGRAEAFALQNKPLFSFLDGIGNGIGYSFVLVYVGFFRELLGSGQLLGFQILPVATEGGWYVPNGLFLLSPSAFILIGLLIWIIRTWKPEQIEEE; encoded by the coding sequence ATGGGACCCATGAAACGAGCTAAACAGCTTCTTCTTGATCCCATATTTAATAATAATCCGATTGCCTACCAGATATTGGGCATTTGTTCCGCTCTGGCCGTGACTTCAAAACTGGAGACGTCGCTTGTCATGTCTCTGGCCGTTATATTTGTGGTTTCTTTTTCAAATCTAACTGTGAGCGCGATTCGCAACCATTTGTCCAGCAGCATTCGAATTCTGGTAGAGATGACGATTATAGCGTCATTGGTAATCGTAGCTGATCAGGTGATCAAAGCATTTGCCTATGATATCAGTAAGCAGCTTTCGGTTTACGTGGGATTGATTATTACAAACTGTATTATTCTGGGACGTGCTGAGGCGTTCGCACTGCAGAACAAGCCCTTGTTTAGTTTTTTGGATGGAATCGGAAACGGTATCGGATACAGTTTTGTGCTGGTTTATGTCGGATTTTTCCGGGAACTGTTGGGATCCGGTCAGTTATTGGGTTTCCAGATTCTTCCGGTTGCGACTGAAGGCGGCTGGTATGTGCCGAATGGATTGTTTTTACTGTCTCCGAGCGCTTTTATCCTGATCGGTTTGCTGATCTGGATCATTCGCACATGGAAACCGGAACAAATAGAAGAGGAATGA
- a CDS encoding Na(+)-translocating NADH-quinone reductase subunit C yields MQNDSTKKMIIVTLGVCLVCAVIVSALAVGLKPRQVRNQELDKLSNILQAGQLYEPGIDLQNVFNERIETLVINLDTGEPVPEETYRQVIESKTLDVKTMASNPQLTQAIPDSEDIADLKKQPKYMPVYAVQSGDSIERYIFPIYGKGLWSTMYGFLALDGDLETIRGITYYDHGETPGLGGEVDNPSWKEQWEGKMAYGPDGNVRIQVIKGTVDPSDTNSKYKIDGLSGATITTRGVNNTVRFWLGEQGYLPFIKHQRKDGTHETS; encoded by the coding sequence ATGCAGAATGACAGCACAAAGAAAATGATTATCGTCACCCTGGGTGTCTGTCTGGTTTGCGCCGTGATTGTGTCCGCTTTGGCCGTCGGCTTAAAACCCAGACAGGTGCGCAATCAAGAGTTGGATAAACTTTCAAATATTTTGCAAGCTGGACAGTTGTACGAGCCGGGCATTGATTTGCAAAACGTGTTCAATGAACGAATTGAAACCCTTGTTATTAATTTGGATACCGGAGAACCTGTTCCTGAAGAGACATACCGTCAGGTTATTGAAAGTAAAACCCTGGACGTGAAGACCATGGCAAGTAATCCCCAGCTTACTCAGGCGATCCCGGATTCTGAGGATATTGCTGATCTCAAAAAACAGCCTAAATACATGCCGGTCTATGCGGTACAGTCCGGAGACAGCATTGAACGCTATATTTTCCCGATTTATGGAAAGGGATTGTGGTCGACCATGTATGGCTTTCTGGCATTGGACGGAGATTTGGAAACGATCCGCGGCATTACCTATTATGATCACGGTGAAACCCCCGGACTGGGTGGTGAAGTGGACAATCCCAGCTGGAAAGAACAATGGGAAGGCAAAATGGCCTATGGGCCGGACGGAAATGTGCGTATTCAGGTGATAAAAGGAACGGTCGATCCTTCTGATACGAATTCGAAATATAAAATTGACGGTTTGTCCGGCGCCACCATTACCACGCGCGGTGTCAACAACACGGTGCGGTTTTGGCTGGGCGAGCAAGGTTATTTACCGTTTATCAAACATCAAAGGAAGGATGGGACCCATGAAACGAGCTAA